From the Budorcas taxicolor isolate Tak-1 chromosome 1, Takin1.1, whole genome shotgun sequence genome, one window contains:
- the LOC128055427 gene encoding DNA-(apurinic or apyrimidinic site) endonuclease-like, whose amino-acid sequence MPKRGEKGAVVEDAEEPKTEPEAKKSKAGAKKNEKEAVGEGAVLYEDPPDQKTSPSGKSATLKICSWNVDGLRAWIKKKGLDWVKEEAPDILCLQETKCSENELPVELQELSGLSHQYWSAPSDKEGYSAVGLLSRQCPLISYGIGEEEHDQEGRVTVAEYEAFVLVTAYVPNAGRGLVRLEYRQHWDEAFRKFLKGLASRKPLVLCGDLNVAHEEIDLRNPKGNKKNAGFTPQERQGFGELLQAVPLTDSFRHLYPNTAYAYTFWTYMMNAQSKNVGWRLDYFLLSQSLLPALCDSKIRSKALGSDHCPITLYLAL is encoded by the coding sequence ATGCCGAAACGTGGGGAAAAGGGAGCGGTGGTCGAAGACGCGGAAGAGCCCAAGACTGAGCCAGAGGCGAAGAAGAGTAAGGCAGGAgcgaaaaagaatgaaaaagaggcAGTAGGAGAGGGCGCAGTTCTGTATGAAGACCCCCCAGATCAGAAAACCTCACCCAGTGGCAAATCAGCCACACTCAAGATCTGCTCGTGGAATGTGGATGGGCTTCGAGCCTGGATTAAGAAGAAAGGTTTAGATTGGGTAAAGGAAGAAGCCCCAGACATCCTGTGCCTCCAAGAGACCAAATGTTCCGAGAACGAACTACCAGTTGAACTTCAAGAACTGTCTGGATTATCCCATCAGTACTGGTCAGCTCCTTCAGACAAGGAAGGGTACAGTGCTGTGGGCCTCCTCTCCCGCCAGTGCCCACTCATCTCTTATGGCATCGGTGAGGAAGAACATGATCAGGAAGGCCGAGTGACTGTGGCTGAATATGAGGCGTTTGTGCTGGTGACAGCCTATGTGCCTAATGCAGGCCGTGGTCTGGTGCGCCTGGAGTATCGCCAGCACTGGGATGAAGCCTTTCGCAAATTCCTGAAGGGTTTGGCATCCCGCAAGCCCCTTGTGCTATGTGGAGACCTCAACGTGGCTCATGAAGAAATTGACCTTCGCAAcccaaagggaaataaaaagaatgctGGCTTCACTCCACAAGAGCGGCAGGGCTTCGGGGAACTGCTGCAGGCTGTGCCCCTCACTGACAGCTTCCGGCACCTCTACCCCAACACGGCCTATGCCTACACCTTTTGGACCTATATGATGAATGCGCAATCCAAAAACGTTGGTTGGCGCCTTGATTATTTTTTGTTATCTCAGTCTCTGTTGCCTGCATTGTGTGACAGTAAAATCCGTTCCAAGGCTCTGGGCAGTGACCACTGTCCCATTACCCTATACCTAGCTCTGTGA